The Flavobacterium sp. 123 genome contains a region encoding:
- a CDS encoding PadR family transcriptional regulator: MNIENTKAQMRKGVLEFCILSVLKEKDAYTSEILDTLKNAKLLVVEGTIYPLLTRLKNDGLLNYRWEESTSGPPRKYYGLTEIGQTFLNELNGTWAELSNAVNLITNQK; the protein is encoded by the coding sequence ATGAACATTGAAAACACAAAAGCACAGATGCGTAAGGGTGTTCTCGAGTTTTGCATCCTATCCGTTTTAAAAGAGAAAGATGCGTACACTTCAGAAATATTAGACACTTTGAAAAACGCGAAATTATTAGTTGTGGAAGGAACAATTTATCCACTTCTTACCCGACTAAAAAACGACGGATTATTGAACTATCGCTGGGAAGAATCAACATCAGGACCTCCAAGAAAATATTACGGATTAACTGAAATAGGACAAACTTTTTTAAACGAACTTAATGGCACTTGGGCTGAATTATCAAATGCTGTAAATCTAATCACCAACCAAAAATAA